In Akkermansia muciniphila ATCC BAA-835, the genomic stretch TTCCAACGCTTCCTGCACCACCAACTGCCTTGCTCCGATGGTGAAGGTGCTGGACGACAAGTTCGGCGTTGAAAAGGGCATGATGAGCACGATTCACTCCTACACGAACGACCAGCGCATTCTGGACCTTCCGCACAAGGATCCCCGCCGTGCCCGCGCCGCCGCGATCAACATCATTCCGACGACCACCGGCGCCGCCAAGGCCATTGGTGAAGTAATGCCGAACCTGAAGGGTTCCCTGAACGGCGCTTCCTTCCGCGTTCCGACTCCGACCGGTTCCCTGACCGACTTTGTGGCCGTGCTCAAGAAGGATGTGACCGTGGAAGAAGTAAACGCCGCCATGAAGGAAGCCGCTGAAGGCCCGCTGAAGGGCATTCTGGCTTACTCCGAAGAAGCGCTCGTTCTTCAGGACATCGTTTCCGACCCCCACTCCTGCATCTTTGACTCCGGCTTCACGTATGTGGTCGGCGGCAACCTGGTGAAGGTCTGCGGCTGGTACGACAACGAATGGGGTTACTCCAACCGCGCCGCCCAGGCCATGAAGAAGCTGGGCGACAGCCTGGGCTGCGGATGCTCCTGCGGCAAGTAAGTTCTTTCGGACAACGCTTGCTCTTCAGTTGCACGACAAGTCTTGCCGTCCGCCTGTTTCAATTTTCCGGCTTTCCTGGCCGGTTTTGCCGGGCGGGCGGGGATTTATCCGGGAGGGCAGAAATGCCCTCCCTTTTTTATTCATTGAACCAGACAATATAAACCGATATGGCTAAACTTACTGTTCGCGACCTTGACGCCAAGGGAAAGGAAGTCCTCATGCGCGTGGATTTCAACGTCCCTCTCAAGGATGGGGAAATTACCAATGACGCCCGCATTGTGGCTGCTCTCCCCACCATCAAGTTCCTGCTGGACCAGGGCGCACGCCTCGTCCTTACCTCTCATTTGGGCCGTCCCAAAAACGAACCCGATCCCGCTTTTTCCCTGAAACCCGTTGCCGCCCGCCTTTCCGAATTGCTCGGCAAGGACGTGAAATTCGTTTCCGCCGCCATTGGCCCGGAAGCGGAAGCCGCCCGCGCCGCCATGAAGGACGGTGATGTGGTTCTGCTGGAAAATGTCCGTTTTTATCCTGGTGAAAAGAAGAACGATCCGGAGTTCGCCAAGTCCCTGCTGGGCAATGCCACGCTGTTCGTGAACGACGCATTCGGCACGGCCCACCGTGCTCACGCTTCCACGGAAGGCGTGACGCATTTTGCGGAAAAGAGCGCCATGGGCTTCCTGATTGAACGTGAACTGGAATACCTGGAAGGCAAGCTGGAAAACCCGGAAAAACCCTTTGTGGTGATTATGGGCGGCGCCAAGGTGTCCGACAAGATTGAAGTGCTTTCCAAACTGATGGAGAAAGCTGATACGTTCCTGATTGGCGGCGCCATGGCCAATACGTTTCTGGCGGCTGAAGGGTATGACCTGGGCGCTTCCAAGATTGAAGGAGACAAGCTGGATCTGGCCCGGGAAATTCTGGCGGCGGCCAAGGCCAAGGGCGTGAAATTCCTGCTTCCTGCAGATGTGCGCGTAGCCATGAAATTTGAAGACGGTGCCGAAACCTTCTGCACGGCTCCTTTCGCTGAAGGCGGCAAGGTGCCGGAAGGCGGCATGGCCATCGACATCGGCGACAAAGCCATTGAAGAGTTCTCCGCCATCATCAAGGATGCCAAGACCGTTCTGTGGAACGGCCCGATGGGCGTATTTGAAATGGACTGCTTCGCCAAGGGAACCAAGGAAGTCGCGGAAGCCCTGGCGGATTCCACCGCCATTTCCATTGTAGGCGGCGGTGATTCCGTGACGGCAGCCAAGAAATTCAAGGTGCAGGATAAGCTTTCCTTCTGTTCCACGGGCGGCGGCGCTTCCCTGGAACTGCTGGAAGGCAAGGTTCTTCCCGGTGTGGGGGCCTTGACCGACAAGTGCTGCTGCGGCAAGTAACCGTTCATGGCCGGGCGGATTGTTTTCGCCTGGCGTTCAGAATGGGCTTTTTCATTCCCCGCACCCGTTTTCGGGTGCGGGATTTTTGATTTGCCGGCTTCCGTTGAAAAAGCGCGGGAGTTTTGCGATTCCGGCTTTTTGAATAAGGTGGGAATCCATGCTCATGCCGTCTTTCCATTCCGGAAAGGAAGGCAGTCTTTTTTTGGGCTTGCTCTTAATATGCTCCCCGGTAGTCTGAGCATGATGAAACTGCTGCATTGTTTTCTGGCTGTCCTTTGGTGGTGTTCTCCTGTACCGGCTGCGGATATTCCCGATGCGGAGAAGGCGGAATATGGCGGGTATCCCGGGCGGTACATCCTTCTTGATTCTCCTCAACCCGACCGGCAGAGCCTGTCCACTCCCGTAGCTGCCTATGTCCATGACAATGGGATGGAAGTAGCTCTCATTGGTGCTGTTCATGTGGCGGAACCGGAATATTACGACCGGCTGAATAAGCTGTTCCGCAGGTACGATGTGCTGCTTTTTGAAATGATTGGCGGAGAGGGCCTCCGGCGGGAAGAGGAATTGCGCCGCAAGATAGACCGCAGCAAGCCGCTGGGGGGGCTGACTCTGGAAGAGGCGCGGGAATGGAACCGGATAGTGGAATGGAGGAAGAAATGCGGGCAGGAGGAAAAGTCTTTTTTAATGGGGCTGCTGGGGGGCGCCTACAAGGAGTTGAGCAATATGCTGGGACTCCAGACCCAGCATCAGGGCATTGATTATTCCGCAGCCCATTTCGTCCATGCGGACATGACGCTGGATGAATTCCGCGAGGCGCAGGCCAGAAAGGGTGAAAGCATTGCCGGCCTGATGCTTAAATCCGTCTTGTCCTCCCTGGTTGAGAAAACCGGAACGAACCGGGCCGGTGAATTTGGATTGATGGCGGATTTCCTGGCCGGCAATAAAACGGGGTTGAAGAATAAGCTGATGGGCATGATGGCCAATGCTCCTAATGGTCTGGAGAATACCGTGATTCTGGAAGGCCGGAACGCCAAGTGCATGGAAGTGTTTGACCGTTGGAGCGGCAAGGGCGTGCGCAGGATAGGCGTCTTTTACGGAGCGGCGCATCTTCCCGGCCTGCACGGCGCTCTTTTGGAACGCGGCTACCGTCTTCGGGAGGTGCGCTGGCTTCCGGCGTGGAGCACCAGGGAGCAGGGTGCGGACGGGCAGCGCGGGGAGGGTTGAGTTTTGTTAATTTTTCCCCGGTTTTTCCAGGAC encodes the following:
- the gap gene encoding type I glyceraldehyde-3-phosphate dehydrogenase, which produces MAKYAINGFGRIGRNVLRAMSKEERNKVVAINDLTPIETIAHLLKYDSTQGKFDGEISIEGDYLVVDGHKILITVERDPANLPWKDLGVDVVLESTGLFTKRDAAKKHLDAGAKKVLISAPSPDPDLTFVLGINDSEYDPAKHDIVSNASCTTNCLAPMVKVLDDKFGVEKGMMSTIHSYTNDQRILDLPHKDPRRARAAAINIIPTTTGAAKAIGEVMPNLKGSLNGASFRVPTPTGSLTDFVAVLKKDVTVEEVNAAMKEAAEGPLKGILAYSEEALVLQDIVSDPHSCIFDSGFTYVVGGNLVKVCGWYDNEWGYSNRAAQAMKKLGDSLGCGCSCGK
- a CDS encoding phosphoglycerate kinase, with protein sequence MAKLTVRDLDAKGKEVLMRVDFNVPLKDGEITNDARIVAALPTIKFLLDQGARLVLTSHLGRPKNEPDPAFSLKPVAARLSELLGKDVKFVSAAIGPEAEAARAAMKDGDVVLLENVRFYPGEKKNDPEFAKSLLGNATLFVNDAFGTAHRAHASTEGVTHFAEKSAMGFLIERELEYLEGKLENPEKPFVVIMGGAKVSDKIEVLSKLMEKADTFLIGGAMANTFLAAEGYDLGASKIEGDKLDLAREILAAAKAKGVKFLLPADVRVAMKFEDGAETFCTAPFAEGGKVPEGGMAIDIGDKAIEEFSAIIKDAKTVLWNGPMGVFEMDCFAKGTKEVAEALADSTAISIVGGGDSVTAAKKFKVQDKLSFCSTGGGASLELLEGKVLPGVGALTDKCCCGK